The proteins below are encoded in one region of Epinephelus lanceolatus isolate andai-2023 chromosome 7, ASM4190304v1, whole genome shotgun sequence:
- the LOC117253701 gene encoding heterogeneous nuclear ribonucleoprotein U-like protein 2, translating to MKLTDIKKLKVAELRSRLKELGLDSKGLKAELLGRLWSALEAEQNGKDGDDEEVKLQSDSSLTPSIATETVEVCAPPSSPPTRDGVTEQCKPDCTREYTDTSTQTDPGLTTLQHSSEFVSTLQQVSECVSETVPVYQEEEGEGIVQQGGAEDPGEDRRAVSSEEMGRGRAFYEFKEEIRYKRAKSPEPPVDRVEAEQEDEDKVRLNPYDSHLHFEVGPDGACGQPRFWARFPLLWSGCRLTHGVLQGRVGFEVRLERTLLTTQLEGQDDHHGLRVGWSVADASLLLGEDEFSFAYDGRGKKVSGGKEEEFGEPFSEGDIVGCYASFSTDGAVQLSFYKNGRFMGEAFSLSSSGCALFPHVLCKSCSVRILLDPTAHNSPWYPGPPGFTPLTALPAGQRVRTTSPPTSRAQCEVLLMVGLPGSGKSHWARTQMKKHPEKQYRLLGTEELLACMISGGQRDSRVQQASQCLTDLIKIAAQSPGNYILDQCNILFSARRYKLKLFTGFRRQVVVVFPSADVWKRRLSQHQTSDGEQIPETALLKLQVSYTLPEQQSDVLEELQYVELPQEQAQMLLQEFKDEARRLLPPVPKQEKKKPRLHKKRPYPYGPPPSHRIQWSGHNGWSDTRFNVQPWRQQPRYWSVPYQDQGYYYRDVGYSGYEGYC from the exons ATGAAGCTAACGGACATTAAAAAGCTCAAAGTAGCGGAGCTGCGGTCCAGACTGAAAGAACTGGGGTTGGACAGTAAGGGTCTGAAGGCTGAGCTGCTGGGCAGGCTGTGGTCCGCGTTAGAGGCTGAGCAAAACGGGAAAGACGGTGATGATGAAGAGGTGAAACTACAAAGTGACAGCTCACTGACACCTTCAATAGCGACGGAGACAGTGGAGGTCTGTGCTCCACCCTCTTCACCTCCAACACGAGACGGTGTTACTGAGCAATGTAAACCGGACTGTACCCGAGAGTACACAGACACCTCCACACAAACTGACCCCGGTCTGACAACACTACAACACAGCTCTGAGTTTGTTTCAACACTACAACAGGTTTCTGAGTGTGTTTCAGAGACTGTACCAGTGTaccaagaggaggagggagagggtaTAGTGCAGCAGGGAGGTGCAGAGGATCctggagaggacaggagggCTGTGTCATCAGAGGAGATGGGCAGAGGAAGAGCTTTCTACGAGTTCAAAGAGGAGATACGATACAAGAG AGCCAAATCACCAGAACCTCCAGTGGACAGAGTGGAGGCAGAACAGGAAGATGAAGATAAAGTCAGACTCAATCCAT ATGACAGTCACCTCCACTTTGAGGTGGGTCCTGATGGTGCATGTGGCCAGCCGCGGTTCTGGGCTCGGTTCCCCTTGCTGTGGTCAGGCTGCAGGCTCACCCACGGGGTGCTGCAGGGCAGGGTGGGCTTTGAAGTGAGGCTGGAGAGGACGTTGTTGACTACACAGCTGGAGGGACAAGACGATCATCATGGTCTGAGAGTCGGCTGGTCTGTGGCCGACgcctctctgctgctgg GTGAAGATGAATTTTCTTTTGCATATGATGGACGCGGTAAAAAAGTCTCAGGTGGGAAGGAGGAAGAGTTTGGAGAACCGTTCTCAGAGGGGGATATCGTCGGCTGTTATGCT TCTTTCTCCACAGACGGTGCTGTTCAGCTCTCTTTCTATAAGAATGGTCGTTTCATGGGTGAAGCTTTTTCACTGAGCTCCTCCGGTTGTGCTTTGTTCCCTCACGTCCTCTGTAAGAGCTGCTCAGTCAGAATCCTCCTGGACCCCACAGCTCACAATTCTCCCTGGTACCCCGGCCCTCCAGGGTTTACACCGCTGACAGCTCTTCCTGCGGGGCAGAGGGTGCGCACAACATCGCCTCCTACCTCCAGAGCACAGTGTGAG GTGTTGTTGATGGTTGGTCTTCCTGGTTCTGGGAAGAGTCACTGGGCCAGGACTCAGATGAAGAAGCATCCTGAGAAACAGTACAGGCTGCTGGGCACAGAGGAGCTGCTCGCATGTATGATT agtGGTGGACAGAGGGACAGCAGGGTGCAGCAGGCCTCTCAGTGTCTCACTGATTTGATTAAGATTGCTGCTCAGAGTCCTGGCAATTATATCCTCGACCAG TGCAACATCCTCTTCTCTGCACGGCGTTACAAGCTGAAGCTGTTCACAGGCTTCAGGCGCCAGGTGGTGGTGGTCTTCCCCTCAGCGGACGTGTGGAAAAGACGACTGTCCCAGCACCAAACCAGTGATGGGGAGCAGATCCCTGAGACTGCCCTACTCAAGCTCCAAG TGAGCTATACTCTTCCAGAGCAGCAGAGCGACGTGCTGGAGGAGCTGCAGTATGTTGAGCTGCCTCAGGAACAGGCACAGATGCTCCTACAGGAGTTTAAAGATGAGGCTCGCAGACTGCTGCCCCCGGTCCCCaaacaggagaagaagaaacccAGACTACACAAGAAAAGACCCTACCCTTACGGCCCTCCACCCTCACATAGGATCCAGTGGAGTGGACATAACG GATGGAGCGACACAAGATTCAACGTGCAGCCATGGAGGCAGCAGCCAAGATAT
- the LOC117248485 gene encoding transmembrane protein 179 — MELDRRLLLAHCTAHALSIVAGLLVVVPMALNGSAFKGRCALFSTGYWRTEDREELTGQPGDVSHLVVQQWGPPAACQCATFVGIFTVLYGAAQGWRCLFYLHGRHDDTLFSSFLTVLLSVCVLFLSGGASVILSLGFSSWCDTVTDHNKRPYSCAESQSVPLYLDVNTSSFYTELSLAQASLWGVTALWLAQSILAFLRLYHSHSQHISGPCRPREKELLLGYSPSDSGSPTPPHPPATPTIFV, encoded by the exons ATGGAGCTGGACCGGCGGCTGCTGCTGGCTCACTGCACGGCTCACGCCCTGTCCATCGTGGCGGGTCTGCTGGTGGTCGTCCCCATGGCTCTCAACGGCTCCGCGTTCAAAGGCCGCTGCGCACTCTTCTCCACCGGCTACTGGAGGACAGAGGACCGGGAGGAGCTGACGGGGCAGCCCGGAGACGTCTCCCACCTGGTGGTGCAGCAGTGGGGCCCACCGGCTGCCTGCCAGTGCGCCACATTTGTGGGTATCTTCACGGTGCTGTACGGTGCAGCGCAGGGCTGGAGGTGCCTCTTCTATCTGCACGGACGACATGATGA CACCCTGTTCTCGTCCTTCCTGACGGTACTGCTGAGTGTGTGCGTTCTCTTCCTGTCCGGAGGGGCCAGTGTTATCCTGTCTCTGGGATTCTCCTCCTGGTGTGACACTGTGACTGATCACAACAAACGGCCGTACAG CTGTGCAGAGTCCCAGTCTGTTCCTCTGTACCTGGATGTGAACACTTCTTCCTTCTACACAGAGCTCAGTCTGGCACag GCGTCTCTGTGGGGTGTGACGGCTCTGTGGCTGGCCCAGTCCATCCTGGCTTTCCTGCGGCTCTACCACTCTCACAGCCAGCACATCAGCGGGCCGTGTCGTCCCCGAGAGAAGGAGCTGCTGCTGGGTTACAGTCCGTCTGACAGCGGCTCGCCCACACCTCCACATCCTCCAGCAACACCCACCATCTTTGTCTAA
- the hs6st2 gene encoding heparan-sulfate 6-O-sulfotransferase 2 isoform X2, with the protein MDEKSSSSSSHHRLLIVLLMVLLFGVIMVQYVCPSRSECQMLHQLGSWFKDGGATGSRSGGNEIQDGLQKDPYIAEDGALVRFVPRFNFTKADLNRVVDFNIKGDDVIVFLHIQKTGGTTFGRHLVRNIQLERPCECHAGQKKCTCYRPGKKETWLFSRFSTGWSCGLHADWTELTSCVPSRMDSREAPDNLPRNYYYITILRDPVSRYLSEWRHVQRGATWRASLHVCDGRSPTLSELPSCYSGDDWSGCTLQEFMDCPYNLANNRQTRMLADLSLVGCYNVSTMSEEERWAVLLESAKRNLRGMAFFGLTEYQRKTQYLFERTFNLEFIAPFTQLNGTRASSVEVPPETQYRILQLNRWDVELYEYARDLFLQRFQVARQQERRQARARRQQERRRLRGRLTTKQGRQLKPTEAPRQPVSHSVVTEEQLKGKAGGDSVESEMLLPDWWDMDENSTMEDYMDNVEQW; encoded by the exons ATGGATGAGaagtccagcagcagcagcagccatcaCCGGCTCCTGATCGTCCTGCTCATGGTGTTGCTCTTTGGCGTCATTATGGTCCAGTACGTGTGCCCGAGCAGGTCCGAGTGCCAGATGCTACACCAGCTGGGGTCCTGGTTTAAGGACGGCGGTGCAACTGGTTCCCGGAGCGGTGGCAACGAAATCCAAGACGGGCTGCAGAAAGATCCGTACATCGCAGAAGACGGCGCTCTTGTCCGCTTTGTCCCTCGCTTTAATTTCACCAAAGCAGATTTAAATCGTGTTGTAGACTTCAACATCAAAGGAGATGATGTTATAGTGTTTCTGCACATTCAGAAAACTGGTGGCACGACGTTTGGGCGCCACCTGGTGCGGAATATTCAGCTGGAGAGGCCCTGCGAGTGTCACGCAGGTCAGAAGAAATGTACCTGTTACCGGCCAGGTAAAAAGGAAACCTGGCTGTTCTCCCGGTTCTCCACCGGCTGGAGCTGCGGGCTTCATGCCGACTGGACTGAGCTGACCAGCTGCGTCCCGTCACGGATGGATTCTCGGGAGGCTCCTGATAATCTGCCCAG GAACTATTATTATATAACCATCCTAAGAGACCCCGTATCACGCTACCTGAGCGAGTGGCGTCACGTGCAACGTGGTGCTACATGGAGGGCCTCCTTACATGTGTGTGATGGACGTTCACCAACGCTGTCTGAGCTGCCAAGCTGTTACTCAGGAGATGACTGGTCAGGTTGCACCCTGCAGGAGTTCATGGACTGCCCCTACAACCTGGCGAACAACCGGCAGACCCGTATGCTTGCTGATCTCAGTCTGGTGGGTTGCTACAATGTCTCCACCATGAGTGAGGAAGAGCGCTGGGCAGTCCTTCTGGAGAGCGCAAAGCGCAACCTACGCGGCATGGCCTTCTTTGGGCTGACCGAGTACCAGCGCAAGACCCAGTATCTGTTTGAGCGTACCTTCAACCTGGAGTTCATCGCACCCTTCACACAGCTCAACGGCACACGCGCCTCCAGTGTTGAGGTCCCTCCTGAGACACAATACAGAATCCTGCAGCTGAACCGATGGGACGTAGAGCTGTACGAGTATGCCCGCGACCTTTTCCTGCAGCGTTTCCAGGTGGCGAGGCAGCAGGAGCGCAGGCAGGCCAGGGCAAGGCGGCAGCAGGAGAGGAGGCGGCTCCGTGGAAGGCTCACAACAAAGCAAGGGAGGCAGCTGAAGCCCACAGAAGCACCCCGTCAGCCTGTGAGCCACTCTGTAGTAACTGAGGAGCAGCTGAAGGGTAAAGCTGGTGGAGACAGTGTGGAGTCAGAGATGCTGCTCCCAGACTGGTGGGATATGGATGAGAACAGCACCATGGAGGATTACATGGACAATGTGGAGCAGTGGTAG
- the hs6st2 gene encoding heparan-sulfate 6-O-sulfotransferase 2 isoform X1 has translation MDEKSSSSSSHHRLLIVLLMVLLFGVIMVQYVCPSRSECQMLHQLGSWFKDGGATGSRSGGNEIQDGLQKDPYIAEDGALVRFVPRFNFTKADLNRVVDFNIKGDDVIVFLHIQKTGGTTFGRHLVRNIQLERPCECHAGQKKCTCYRPGKKETWLFSRFSTGWSCGLHADWTELTSCVPSRMDSREAPDNLPSRNYYYITILRDPVSRYLSEWRHVQRGATWRASLHVCDGRSPTLSELPSCYSGDDWSGCTLQEFMDCPYNLANNRQTRMLADLSLVGCYNVSTMSEEERWAVLLESAKRNLRGMAFFGLTEYQRKTQYLFERTFNLEFIAPFTQLNGTRASSVEVPPETQYRILQLNRWDVELYEYARDLFLQRFQVARQQERRQARARRQQERRRLRGRLTTKQGRQLKPTEAPRQPVSHSVVTEEQLKGKAGGDSVESEMLLPDWWDMDENSTMEDYMDNVEQW, from the exons ATGGATGAGaagtccagcagcagcagcagccatcaCCGGCTCCTGATCGTCCTGCTCATGGTGTTGCTCTTTGGCGTCATTATGGTCCAGTACGTGTGCCCGAGCAGGTCCGAGTGCCAGATGCTACACCAGCTGGGGTCCTGGTTTAAGGACGGCGGTGCAACTGGTTCCCGGAGCGGTGGCAACGAAATCCAAGACGGGCTGCAGAAAGATCCGTACATCGCAGAAGACGGCGCTCTTGTCCGCTTTGTCCCTCGCTTTAATTTCACCAAAGCAGATTTAAATCGTGTTGTAGACTTCAACATCAAAGGAGATGATGTTATAGTGTTTCTGCACATTCAGAAAACTGGTGGCACGACGTTTGGGCGCCACCTGGTGCGGAATATTCAGCTGGAGAGGCCCTGCGAGTGTCACGCAGGTCAGAAGAAATGTACCTGTTACCGGCCAGGTAAAAAGGAAACCTGGCTGTTCTCCCGGTTCTCCACCGGCTGGAGCTGCGGGCTTCATGCCGACTGGACTGAGCTGACCAGCTGCGTCCCGTCACGGATGGATTCTCGGGAGGCTCCTGATAATCTGCCCAG TAGGAACTATTATTATATAACCATCCTAAGAGACCCCGTATCACGCTACCTGAGCGAGTGGCGTCACGTGCAACGTGGTGCTACATGGAGGGCCTCCTTACATGTGTGTGATGGACGTTCACCAACGCTGTCTGAGCTGCCAAGCTGTTACTCAGGAGATGACTGGTCAGGTTGCACCCTGCAGGAGTTCATGGACTGCCCCTACAACCTGGCGAACAACCGGCAGACCCGTATGCTTGCTGATCTCAGTCTGGTGGGTTGCTACAATGTCTCCACCATGAGTGAGGAAGAGCGCTGGGCAGTCCTTCTGGAGAGCGCAAAGCGCAACCTACGCGGCATGGCCTTCTTTGGGCTGACCGAGTACCAGCGCAAGACCCAGTATCTGTTTGAGCGTACCTTCAACCTGGAGTTCATCGCACCCTTCACACAGCTCAACGGCACACGCGCCTCCAGTGTTGAGGTCCCTCCTGAGACACAATACAGAATCCTGCAGCTGAACCGATGGGACGTAGAGCTGTACGAGTATGCCCGCGACCTTTTCCTGCAGCGTTTCCAGGTGGCGAGGCAGCAGGAGCGCAGGCAGGCCAGGGCAAGGCGGCAGCAGGAGAGGAGGCGGCTCCGTGGAAGGCTCACAACAAAGCAAGGGAGGCAGCTGAAGCCCACAGAAGCACCCCGTCAGCCTGTGAGCCACTCTGTAGTAACTGAGGAGCAGCTGAAGGGTAAAGCTGGTGGAGACAGTGTGGAGTCAGAGATGCTGCTCCCAGACTGGTGGGATATGGATGAGAACAGCACCATGGAGGATTACATGGACAATGTGGAGCAGTGGTAG